The Panicum hallii strain FIL2 chromosome 5, PHallii_v3.1, whole genome shotgun sequence genome contains the following window.
GTGTTGACATGCCCAAAATTGCAATATGAGACTTTTTGTTACCTTCATTATGTTCTTTCTTCTTTGTTGATCAAACCATTTGTCTTGTCATCAAACACTATAAATTCTTCAACTTCTGTGGTTGTGCTTGTACTGTGTAGAACTCAAGTTTTGttattgaaaaaaaaaactcaagTTTCCACTAATGATATAAATCTGATCATACACCTTACCTTTCTGGAATTTCTGTCTGTAGGCAATAACAGCTGCAAGCACTAAGAAAAACGAGGCTATCTTCAGTGAGGTCCAGGCCAAGCTGAAGCAGAAGAATGTCACAGTGGATGTGAAAGCAACTTCAGACTCTCTGGTaagtttcttccaaatctgttCTTGTCTTATTCAAGCCTTATTATGTTAAGGTTCCAGTTGAGTATCTGAAACTGAACCAATTACTCTATGCGTATGATTGATTTCTGTTTGTTATCTTCAGCTCTTAACTACAGTCACAATTGAAGAATTTGGTGTACCAGGCTTGAAAAAGATAGTAACTATTCCTTTCCCAAATCAAACAGCTGGAAAGGTAGGCTTCTAAATCTTTTCCATATTGGCTGAATCTCATCTATTTCATTGACTCTTGATTTATCTATCTTGTGGTTGCAGGCTGAAGTCCAGTACTTGCATGATTATGCTGGTATCAACGCCAGTTTTGGCTTGAACTCAAAACCTTTGGTTAACTTTTCTGGTGTGCTTGGCAACAAAGATATTGCTGTTGGTGCTGATGTTGCATATGATACTGCTACTGGGGATTTCACCAAGTACAATGCTGGATTGAGTTTCACCAATGCTGATCTCATTGCTGCTGTGACATTGTAAGTCATTTCTACTAGCCAGTCCAATGTACTCAACTGCTAGGCATTTCATGGATGTTTTCAATACTTGTGTGTTTTTACTGAGATATTGCATCTTTGGGACTTGTATGGGAAATTTTAATTTGAATGGTCAAGGGCATTGTTTCAATTGTGATTGTTATATCAATTTCATTTCATGGTCTTCTGGTGTCCAACTGATTTAACCAATAACACTTTTTCAGGAACAACAAAGGTGACAGCCTCACTGCATCCTACTACCACTTGGTGAACGTGGAGAAGAACACAGCTGTTGGAGCAGAAGTGACCCGCAGCTTCTCAAGCAAACAGAACActgtcaccttcggcacgcagCATGCCCTGGACCCCAGCACAACTGTGAAGGCGCGCTACAACAGCAACGGCGTGGCCAGTGCCCTCATCCAGCACGAGTGGAGGCCCAAGTCATTCTTCACCCTCAGCACTGAGGTCGACACCAAGGCTTTCGAGAAGAGCTCCAAGGTTGGGCTCTCGCTGGTCCTTAAGccctgatgatgatgatgatgatgatgatgccgATCCCTTTTTGGTCCTAGGATGATTAGGTTCCCGTATCAGCACCTGAGGTTGACTGTAATAATTCTGAACATCTTCCTGGCTCAACTTTGGTGTCATGTGGCATCTTCGATTCTGCAAGCTTGCCCTTCTAAGTGTCATCCGGAATGTTAGTCGTCACTCTTGATGGTTTAGACGTGGTGGAACTGAATCGGTGAATGATATTACCAGTGATCCAGTTTATTGGCATATGGGTACTTTTGTTCTGATCACTCGCTAGCATCTTGTGCTTATCTATGCTTTCTTTTGTTCTGGTCACTCGCTGGCATCTTTGTCTAAAGCTTCATGTCTTTAACGTAAAAATATTCTATGTTCAATACCCAACTAAAGAATGCCTTAGAACTAAATCACTTCTGTTGATGCACGATGCAACTTCAGACTTTCATATATACTTCGCAAATGTGCATAGTATTACATAGCACCAACATATTGGAGGCATATCTGCATAGGTGCTGATAAGCACAACAGAGCTAGATGAATGGGCAATGTGCCTACATAACAGGTAGTTCTGCATCATATCAAATGTTCGACTGTATTATATATAGCATCGCGTCAGCACAGTTCTGTACGGCAAATGCTTCCATCGGACCATCGCCATAGCTCTTGCTGTTGCCTCTCTTGCTTGTCAGCAGCAGGCCGTCAGCTTGACCATTCTGACGCCATTTCCTAGCATTATGCAATTCAACTTTCTTCTAGCTCGTTTGGAAGCAGATTGCTCTAGGAATTTCAGATTCAGTTCATATGTGAACTAAATCCTAGGGATTTGCATTTCAATCTGGACCATCCAAACATCCCCCATGAGCTATACCTGCAGTTAGGCCAGTCAGGCCTATGAAGACACTTCCCAGATTTTGTATTCTTGACCCTCAGCAGCGACAATCCAGTTCTGGGGACCGCTTGGCTCAAAATGTTCTGAGCCTATTTTCATTATTAACTTCTCATCGATTTCAGCAGCATATAAACTCCTTTCTGCCTTGAGTATCTTGATCTGTAAGTGATGTATTATGTAACAAACGgtcaaaagataagaaataacCATTATGCATACGCTGGGGGTTGCACATCATGGGTTTGGTTAGTTGCATTTTACCTTGCTGCGGCAATGAATCTTTTGACGTTGTCGGATGTTGATAAATTTGGCGATCTCTGGTTGTAAGTGCGAAAAAATGTGATCATAGAAGACTGCTGGAGTGCCAGGGTGCGTCAGGATGTAGGCATATCCTTGCAACTCCATACCATAGGGGAATCTCCAATGACCCTGCAGAGTGCCAGAAACTGTGTAAGGCCGACAGGAGGCGGTAAAACTTGCAGGTTCAGACAGCTTTGAAGGCAGGTGAATCTGGCAATTTTTTCTTAGAATATAGCTGAATTGCAAATCTGACAAGGATTCAAGAGATTGCCTCCTCCAAGGGTACATACATCTCAGCTAGCTCAAAGGGCTGCCACCTCATATTTTGTTCTAGTTGGAGAAGATGGAGAGAGAAGCTATCTCTTGATCAAGAGAGAGTCACATGTAACTCCAGATTATATGAGGATGGTGCATGGGTCCACTTCATATTGGGTTGTGTGCAAAAAGTTAGACCATAGGGAGAATTGTCTCTTGTACTACTTATTGTTGAGGTGGAGCATGCCACGTAGACATAAGAGCTAGTGTTGGCTCTAACTGTTGGAGGCAACCTTAAGGACTTAAAGATTCAAAAGAGTTCAACGATGACGGTGAGACAACATTTATTTCTTTTAGGATTTGAAATACAAAATATTGGATCAATAAGGATCGGGCATCTAAGTTTACAAATCTTGGGAACAAATGCATCAGAACAATCAGGTTATTCAACATCAGGTGTAAGCGTTTCTTGCTACTTCTATGCAAATGCAATTAAACTAGGGATACGTCCACTTGTGCAGAGTGCTGAGCAGCGGTAGTTTTGAGACATAAGGTTGAAATATATTCAGATACAATGTGATACTGCTTACCTGAGTAGAGCCAGTATCATGATTCTCTATGAATGTGACAGCTCGGGAAGGCCACCAACCCAATACTCCAGGGGGTTTTCCTTTTTCATCAGACAAGCGCCAATACTCAGATCTTTCAAGTGCCTGTGTAGCAAAAGTAAATTCCATATGACAGATGCAGGAAAAATAGGTAAATCAATAAATGTAAGGAGATGTCACGGCACAAGATTACAAAAGCATCTTCCCCAAATGATGAGGAAGGGCTAGTCATTCCATTATTAGATGAGTTTACTCTTACAAGCAAATGAATTCAGGGGTTGTCACCCTATGTCAGTTCAACTATGCAAGATGCATGTTTTTAAAATAATCTACATAAATTGAGTTAAAAAAAATTAGGCTTCACATGTTGCATCTCGCATAACAGGTGTCAACGCACTAAATGCTTGCCAGAAATATTGGAGCATCAATAAATAAAATTATACTATTCTCCAGACCTCATACCATGACGAAGAAGAAAAAAGACATGAAGTTATGGCCCAACTGCCCAAACATAACCGAATGCACAGGCAACTAATACATCAAGCATATCAGACATAAGGATTGTTCGAATATCTGTGGGTACAAATTCAGGTACTGCCTGGAGGTGAAAATCTGTGGGTACCAGGATCAAGTGATGCCTAAGGGAATATGCCATTTTGAGCTCTGGTTGCTAACTAGACGTTATTGGAAGTTTGAAACAGCATCCAGGAAACAACTTCTTACAGTTTTAAAACTCTGCCCGTAACTATTATAGAACTTGTATCCTTTAGAATTGTAAGCTGACATCTTAACGCATAGTATTCgaggaagaaaaaggacatCTTACCGCATGAAGTATTCCTTTGGTAGTGACATCAAATGCACCGGCAGTTCCATTTGTAGCATTTATCCAATCAACAATTCTCTGCCTGTGGGCATCTTGATTGTAGTCCATTTCACCATAAGTGTAACTGAGGGAGTCCCAGTACTCTCCTACTGCAAAGTATGGCTCACTTGCTTCCAAATAATCTTTGACATATCCACCCCAAAAACCACGAACAAAGTCAAGTCTCCATCCATCATATCCTACTTCCTTTCTGCAAGCAGAACAGGTATGAATAAAACATGCTATTATGCTGACATTTCGTCCAACACTATACAACCCAACTTATCTCGTCCAGCTAATTGAACATATATT
Protein-coding sequences here:
- the LOC112894511 gene encoding mitochondrial outer membrane protein porin 4-like produces the protein MGPGLYSDIGKKARDLLNKDFHTDQKFTLTTYTSSGAAITAASTKKNEAIFSEVQAKLKQKNVTVDVKATSDSLLLTTVTIEEFGVPGLKKIVTIPFPNQTAGKAEVQYLHDYAGINASFGLNSKPLVNFSGVLGNKDIAVGADVAYDTATGDFTKYNAGLSFTNADLIAAVTLNNKGDSLTASYYHLVNVEKNTAVGAEVTRSFSSKQNTVTFGTQHALDPSTTVKARYNSNGVASALIQHEWRPKSFFTLSTEVDTKAFEKSSKVGLSLVLKP